The DNA sequence ATGAACTTCTTTGAGATATTTCCTGTCAATATTTGTATAAATTTGGGTCGTGCTGATACTGCTGTGCCCGAGTAACTCCTGGACAATGCGCAGATTAGCTCCGCCCTGGAGCAGATGAGTGGCAAAAGAGTGCCTGAGTGTGTGGGCTGACACATGGCTTTTGATGCCAGCCTGCTGCGCATATTTATCGATGAGCTTCCAGCAGCCCATACGGCTGAGTTTATTGCCGAACCTGTTTAAGAATAAAATATTACTCTGCTTGTATTGTAGAAGCTTAGGACGTGAATTCTCGATGTACTGCTGGCAGTAGTTCAGTGCTGTTTCAGAGATTGGCACATACCGTTCTTTGCGACCTTTACCGAATAACCGTACGATTTTTTCATCTAAATACAGATCTCCAATCCGCACACCGATCATTTCTGAAATACGTGCTCCGGTCGAGTACAGGAACTCAAGGATTGCCCGGTCACGGGTGCCATACTCATCTGTTCTATCCACTGCATTGATCAGCGCATCCACCTCTTCGATGGAGAGCACATCCGGTAACGATGCCGACACTTTTGGCGACGGAAATTTCTCGAAGATCGGTTCCGGGATCATTTCCTCTACATACAGAAATTTATAGAAATTTGAAAGCGAACTGCGTTTTCGTGCAACAGTCTTGTCCGACGCACCATGGGAATAGAGAAAATTGATGTAATCAATGACATCGGTGGAGGTGATTTTTGTGAGATCTCCCCCGCTTTTTTTATCTGCAAAATGCACAAGATCACTCTGGTACGCGGCAATAGAATTTTCACTCAACCCTTTCTCGAACTGAAGATAGAACTTATATTTATTGATCAAACTTATATCTTTTTCCGAGAGTTTTCTGTCATTTTTCATACGTAATAATGTATTAGCATGTTTACATAACGTCAAGGAATCGGGAAATTTTAAAAATATTATTGTTGATTCTCTATTCTAACAAATCCTGCCGATACACATAAAAAATATGTACTATAGTTATATGTGCTTGCGAAAATCTAGACGATACGAAAGTAGAGAACCTTATTTTCTTGACATCTCTCTACCCAAAATTAGTAATCGAAATACAAATAAACAATTCCCCCACACCTCTACCAAAAATACAATATTTCTAAGTAACATTCGTGAATCAAAAATTCCAATAAAAAAATTCCTCAAACCAAATCAATCAAAAGGAGCAATAATGCAACATCATAAAAAAATAATTGCTGAAAAAGTTATGCAGATCATCACAGCGAACTGGATCGCACAGCCGCTCTACGTGGTAACAAAATTGGGAATCCCGGTCATCCTCGCCGAAGGTCCAAAATCAAGTAACGAGCTTGCAGAAATAACAGGAACCTACGAACCATTTCTCTACAGGGTCATGAGAGCTTTGTCATCGGTCGGCTTTTTTCATGAAGAAAAGGATCGTGTTTTCGGCATTACGCCGATGGGCGAGATTTTGCAAAAAGACAAAATGCAGCCAATCGTTTTAATGTTCCTGTCAGACTGGCATGCCAATGCCTGGGCACATCTGCTGAAGAGTGTAAAAACCGGAAAAATTGCATTTGAATGTGCGTATGGAAGGTCAGCTTTTGAATGGCTTGCAAAGCATGAAGAAGCAGCAGAAGTATTCAACAAAGCAAATGAACTGAAAGCTATTCAAAGCCATGCCGCAGTTGTTGATATGTATGACTTCTCGAAAGTAAATTCGATCGTAGATATTGGAGGTGGGTATGGAGGATTACTCTTTTGTATCTTATTTAAAAATCCTCACCTAAAGGGAATCATAGCAGATTTGCCGTATATGAAAGAGAAGGTTGAACAAGGAATCTCAGCAAACGAGTTAAGCGACAGGTGTGTGTTTATTGCATGTGATTTCTTTCAGGAGATCCCTGCTGATCATGATTGCTATATTCTGTCGAACATTCTTCATGACTGGGATGACGAAAAATGTCAAACCACCCTCTCAAACTGCCATAATGCAATGGGAAACAGTGCCAGACTGCTCATCATAGAATCCATCCTCCCGAAAAGAAATGAATTCACGATCACCAGCTTGATGGACCTGGAAGTCATGGTCATGGGTGGTGGAAAAGAGCGTACCGAATCTGAATACCAAAACCTCTTATATGGATCAGGATTTCTGCTGAAGAAGATTATTCAAACAAAAGATAATATTTCAATCATAGAGTGCATGAAAAAATAATTCCGTGAGACCTCTTAGTACTCATGATCTGTAGATTTTCATTGACAACAATAATGCTGCTGAATCTTCAATTTTTAATAAGATGAAAAACAGATTAATACACGAAAACGTCACATGCAGACTGGTCATGCCACGAAACAGGAAGAAATAAGATCATGAATGTGACTGTTCGGGAAATGCAATTAGGTGATATCGAGAAGATCGTTGACTATTTCCACGAATCTGAAACCGCATTTCTTGAAGCAATGGGTGTTGACAAGAGGAAATTACCTGATAGGGAGCAATGGATCGAAAAGCTGAAAGCAGAATATAACAAAAAACTCGAAGATAAAGAATTATACTATATCATCTGGCTTCTTGATGATGAACCGATCGGGCATTCAAACATCAGTAAGATAAAATATGGCAATTCAGCTACGATGCACCTGCACATATGGAAAAATGATAAGAGAAAAAAGAGATTTGGGTTAGAATTTTTAAAACGCACAATTCCCATGTATTTCGAGAAGTATGAACTAAAAAAACTTATCTGCGAACCGTATTCAAAGAATATTGCACCAAACAAGGTATTACAAAAAGCCGGATTTACCTTCATTCGCTCATATGACACGATTCCAGGACCTTTGAATTTCTATCAGACCATACACCGATACGAACTATCAGCAGAAGGATTTGAGAATCTTTTTATAAACGAATAAAGAATCCACTGTTTCTTGCTGTCAGCAAAAAGGACGCATCATGATTAAAAAAGATGATATCAAAAACAATATCGATAATCCTGAATTGCTTGAAAAATTGTATCAGGAAGATAGGAAAGCATTTTCACAGGCATTCTTCAAAATATACGATGAGATTGCTGAGAATGACATAGCGACATTCTGGAAAACCCGCTTGGAATTTACTCAACAAAAAGAAGAGAGAGTAACGGTCAGAAAGAATGATTTATTTGTGGTACTCCTCACCTATCTTGTTACCGCTGTCCTTATAAAATCTCCGCAAATTTTTGGCTTGAACGTTATTGGAGATTTCTTCTATATAAAAAATGTCGGACTCATCGTGTTTTTTGGATTATCAATGTATGTGTTCCTCACAAAGAAAAAACTAAATCTATCCCATGTACTCATTTCACTTCTTGTATTCGCAGGATCAGCAGTTTATGTCAACCTGCTTCCATCCAATGTAATGAACGATTCTATCATGCTGGTATACCTGCATCTTCCACTCATGCTGTGGTGTCTCTATGGATTGGTCTATATCAATTTTGACGTAAAGGATGTCGCCAGACGTATTGACTACATACAATACATGGGCGACCTTGCAATACTCTATGCCATCATAGCACTAGTCGGAGGTATTCTTACTGCAGTCACCCTTGGCCTGTTCGATGCGATCGGACTCAACATTGAGCAATTCTATTTTGAATATATCATTCCGATCGGAGCTGTATGTGCCCCAATTGTGGCGACGTTTATAATCAAGAAGCTGCCGTTTATAAAAAATCAACTAGCACCGATCATCGCAAAGGTGTTCAGTCCACTCGTGCTGCTAACGCTGATCATCTACCTGTCGAGTATTCTCATTACTGGAAAGAACTTGTATCATGACAGAGATTTCCTGATCGTATTCAATCTCCTTCTGCTGGGAGTAATGGCAATAATCGTGTTCTCATTATCCGAAACGGCAAAAGGTGAAAAACAAAAATTCAATGAGATAATCCTGTTTATCCTTACCATACTCACGCTGGTGGTCGACCTGATTGCGCTGTCTGCAATACTCTACAGACTGCGAGAGTTCGGATTCACACCAAACCGAACTGCTGTTCTTGGTTCCAACCTGCTGATCTTTGTAAACCTCGTTTTAATATTGATCGACCTGATCAAAGTAAATTTCAAAGGGAGAAAAATTTCGAAGGTTGAAATAATAATCGCAAGGTATTTACCGGTTTACATGATCTGGACAGTTATCGTCGTGTTTGGTTTTCCACTTATTTTTGGTCTGCAATAATGAGAGATAATGATCATAAGTTTTGGTGTTTCAATAGAGTAGAAGATTCCTTAAAAATACAATCTGAGCTGGTAGTTGGCCTTTTACATTTCATTAAAAAGGTTAAATGAAACAACTTCATAGATACATCCTAGGCTATGCTATTGGTATCATCATTTTTCTTGGTATAATACCGTATAGTTTATATGAATTATCAAAGTTAGATTACTTGTTCACGAATAAGTTACTTTTTAATAACAAACTATTAAGATATATCATCTCTTCATTGTTTTGTATCGCAGGTGCAATTTTCATGCTCTGGTCCAATATTTACTTGTTCAAGATCGGTAAGGGTGGGCCTGCTGAAGCATATGGAATCTCATTAAGTCCCAAAACTAAAAAGCTCGTAAAAACCGGACCGTATCGTTATAGCAGAAATCCAATGGTTTTTGGAGCACTGACTTTTTATGTCTCAATTGCCATCCTTTTGAACTCGATCACTGGGTTGATATGTTTATGTATTTTACTTTTTATTGCAATTGCATATTTAAAATTTTCAGAAGAAAAAAGGCTGTTGAGAGATTTTGGGAATGAATATAGAGAATATAAAAAGAATGTATCGATGTTACTTCCTAGAAAAAACACAAAAAGAAAAGATGCAAACAATAATCATAAAAAAATTGACACCCAACTTCCCCCCTTGTGAAGATTTAGTACGATTGAATACCTAAAGGAAATTATATGAAAAAGAATGAAAAAATTGTTTTGATCGTTGCTGTTTTACTCGTCGTTATTGCACTTGCATTATATTTTATACAATTTGGTGACGGCACGTTCGCCGAGGATAAAGCAGACTGGGGTTATTTTGGCATGTACTTTAGCGGACTTATTACTCCTCTGCTACTAATAATCATCATTTTCCTGATCTTTGGTGTTATGAAGGAAGTTAGAGAAATATTTTCCGAATCATCCAAAATCGAGAAGAAGTTCCAGCGCCAGTTCTCAAAACAAACCAGATACATGGAACCCTCTGCTGATGTCATTTATTATCTGCAGCTCAAAGATGACCGTCTATATGCAATTATCGAAAATATTGGCAACCAGCCGGCATTCAATATTTCAGTTGAGTTTGAATTCGAAGAAGAGGTCGATGCACGCATTTCGAACAATCTTCTTCCACTTGCTGAGATCAGTTATCTTGCCCCCGAACAGAAGAGCGGTGCTGTCTGCGGCATCCTTGATGAATCGACTGGCGGCTATGCTATTGCAGAGCATACAGTTCTCATGAAGTACAAACCCAGCGAGAAAAGCCGAAGGATCATCAAAAAGGAATTTGTGATCGACAAGAACATTCTTAACACGTTGATTCCTGAGACCTCTGTTGAGGAATCGATCCAATCGCTGACGGAGAACATCAAAGATCTCGAACATAAAATTACAGATACGGAACCTACAACCGAAGAGATAGAAATAGAAGAAAAACCTAAAAAAACAAGCAAACCCCCTAAAGAGAGAAAAGTTGAAAAAGAAGAAGAAAAAAAACCTGAACCTGAACCAGAACTAGAACCCAAGTCAGAACCTGAAGAAGAAGTTCAGCCAAAAGAAGAGGAAGAAGAGATTGTTGAAGTTCCTGTAGAAGACCTGGAAGAGGAACCAAATCCGGAGCAGGAAGTCGATACAAAGCCCGAAGAAAAAGAGGAAAAAGAAGAAAAACCAGAAGAAGATAAGGAAAAGAAATTTCCAAAACGCGACACTTTTGATAATCCTTTTCTGGATGATTTTTAAAAAAGAACTATACATATAGAATAAAGAGCCGGGCATATGAAACCCGGTTCTTTTTCGTGAGTAAAAAATTGACATTGAAATTGCACATCTGAAAAAAATTCAATATCAAAATGTAATGCATATGAAAAAAATATCCCTCATATTTCTTGTACTATTCTTGCCCTCATTACTTATGGGGACTGCAATTATTGACAGCTTGAAGGCTGAAATTGAATCACATTCCGGTATCGAAAAAGTGACTTTTCTTATAAAGCTCGCGAGTGAATACACTTCAAGTGATTTTGATGAAGGGATCATCTATGCAAATGAAGCACTCTCTCTTGCAAGAGAGATTGATTATGAGATAGGCGAGTATCGTGCGAAAATGATACTTGGTTCTCTAAACTCAAGAAAGGGTAATTTTGACTTCGCAGAAAATCTTCTTCTTGAAGCATTACAATATTTTGAAACAACAGAAAATGATAGTCTTATAAGTACAAACTTTACAAATCTTGGAATGCTCTATCGAAATATTGGTAACCCCGAAAAAGCTCTGGAGTATTATCAAAAATCCCTGCAAATTAAGCAAGAGTTGGATGATCCTCATGGAACATCATCGGTACTGGGTGGCATCGGATTGGTCTATTTTGAACACGGTGATTACGAAAAAGCCAAACAATATTTCCTGGAAGCTATGGAATTTGGACAACGATCTCCCGAAAAAAAACCACTAACTCACGCACTGAATAACCTTGGGTTGACTTATTGCCAATTGGGAGAATTAGATACTGCACTCGAGTATTTTCTTCAATCCCTTGAATATGCTAAAAAACTGGAACTCGACTTTGTTATTGCATCGATCTACAATAATATGGCGAACATTTATTATGTAATCGGAAATATTCAAGAAGCAAAACAATATACACTTGATGCGCTCCAGATCTACAACAATATTGGTTCAAAGGTAAATATTGCCAGGACATTGAACAACATTGCCTTGATAGCAGAACACGAACAATCATATGACGAAGCGCTTGCTCTGTATGAACGAGCTCTTAAGATAAGACGAGAAATCGGGAACAAGTTCGAGATCGTTAATACGCTGGAAAATATGGCTCATCTCTATATTAATAAAGGAAATTTTACAAAAGCTCTGGATATTAATCTTGAAGCATATGAATTAAATCAGGAACTTGGAAATCAATGGGCTGTTGCCAATTCACTCAATCAAATTGGATATTTGTATACCAAGATCGGGATCTACTCGACTGCGATCGACATGCTTAATGAGGCAAAACAAATCGAACTTGAAAATAATTACCTTCAACTTCTCAAAGATAATCTTCTTCAAACAACCAGCCTTTATGCGCTGATAAATGACTATGAGCAGGCATTTTATAATTTGCAGAGATACAATGAGGTTAAGGATACTCTCGATGCTAAAAAAAATCTTGAAAAGCTGAATGAGATCATGATCCGTCATGAAGCAGAACAAAAGGATAAAGAAAATATCTTATTGAAAAAAGACCTACAAATCTCGAGTCTTGAAAATCTCCGTTTGAACATACTCTTCTTCGCTTCTATAATCGTGCTTACCTTTGTTATCATATTTTTAATCTTCAGGATACGTACAAACCACCGTTTGAAAAGGGCTGTTACTGAACTTGGAATCTCAAAGGAGAATATTGAGCAGGTTCGAAAACAGCTTGCTCTCGTCAATTCAATGCTTCGTCATGATCTCACGAACGATCTGATCGTCATTAAAACCGCACTTCAGC is a window from the Candidatus Cloacimonadota bacterium genome containing:
- the xerD gene encoding site-specific tyrosine recombinase XerD, with the protein product MKNDRKLSEKDISLINKYKFYLQFEKGLSENSIAAYQSDLVHFADKKSGGDLTKITSTDVIDYINFLYSHGASDKTVARKRSSLSNFYKFLYVEEMIPEPIFEKFPSPKVSASLPDVLSIEEVDALINAVDRTDEYGTRDRAILEFLYSTGARISEMIGVRIGDLYLDEKIVRLFGKGRKERYVPISETALNYCQQYIENSRPKLLQYKQSNILFLNRFGNKLSRMGCWKLIDKYAQQAGIKSHVSAHTLRHSFATHLLQGGANLRIVQELLGHSSISTTQIYTNIDRKYLKEVHSLYHPRA
- a CDS encoding methyltransferase → MQHHKKIIAEKVMQIITANWIAQPLYVVTKLGIPVILAEGPKSSNELAEITGTYEPFLYRVMRALSSVGFFHEEKDRVFGITPMGEILQKDKMQPIVLMFLSDWHANAWAHLLKSVKTGKIAFECAYGRSAFEWLAKHEEAAEVFNKANELKAIQSHAAVVDMYDFSKVNSIVDIGGGYGGLLFCILFKNPHLKGIIADLPYMKEKVEQGISANELSDRCVFIACDFFQEIPADHDCYILSNILHDWDDEKCQTTLSNCHNAMGNSARLLIIESILPKRNEFTITSLMDLEVMVMGGGKERTESEYQNLLYGSGFLLKKIIQTKDNISIIECMKK
- a CDS encoding GNAT family N-acetyltransferase — its product is MNVTVREMQLGDIEKIVDYFHESETAFLEAMGVDKRKLPDREQWIEKLKAEYNKKLEDKELYYIIWLLDDEPIGHSNISKIKYGNSATMHLHIWKNDKRKKRFGLEFLKRTIPMYFEKYELKKLICEPYSKNIAPNKVLQKAGFTFIRSYDTIPGPLNFYQTIHRYELSAEGFENLFINE
- a CDS encoding DUF4173 domain-containing protein, producing MIKKDDIKNNIDNPELLEKLYQEDRKAFSQAFFKIYDEIAENDIATFWKTRLEFTQQKEERVTVRKNDLFVVLLTYLVTAVLIKSPQIFGLNVIGDFFYIKNVGLIVFFGLSMYVFLTKKKLNLSHVLISLLVFAGSAVYVNLLPSNVMNDSIMLVYLHLPLMLWCLYGLVYINFDVKDVARRIDYIQYMGDLAILYAIIALVGGILTAVTLGLFDAIGLNIEQFYFEYIIPIGAVCAPIVATFIIKKLPFIKNQLAPIIAKVFSPLVLLTLIIYLSSILITGKNLYHDRDFLIVFNLLLLGVMAIIVFSLSETAKGEKQKFNEIILFILTILTLVVDLIALSAILYRLREFGFTPNRTAVLGSNLLIFVNLVLILIDLIKVNFKGRKISKVEIIIARYLPVYMIWTVIVVFGFPLIFGLQ
- a CDS encoding isoprenylcysteine carboxylmethyltransferase family protein, with protein sequence MKQLHRYILGYAIGIIIFLGIIPYSLYELSKLDYLFTNKLLFNNKLLRYIISSLFCIAGAIFMLWSNIYLFKIGKGGPAEAYGISLSPKTKKLVKTGPYRYSRNPMVFGALTFYVSIAILLNSITGLICLCILLFIAIAYLKFSEEKRLLRDFGNEYREYKKNVSMLLPRKNTKRKDANNNHKKIDTQLPPL
- a CDS encoding tetratricopeptide repeat protein, which encodes MKKISLIFLVLFLPSLLMGTAIIDSLKAEIESHSGIEKVTFLIKLASEYTSSDFDEGIIYANEALSLAREIDYEIGEYRAKMILGSLNSRKGNFDFAENLLLEALQYFETTENDSLISTNFTNLGMLYRNIGNPEKALEYYQKSLQIKQELDDPHGTSSVLGGIGLVYFEHGDYEKAKQYFLEAMEFGQRSPEKKPLTHALNNLGLTYCQLGELDTALEYFLQSLEYAKKLELDFVIASIYNNMANIYYVIGNIQEAKQYTLDALQIYNNIGSKVNIARTLNNIALIAEHEQSYDEALALYERALKIRREIGNKFEIVNTLENMAHLYINKGNFTKALDINLEAYELNQELGNQWAVANSLNQIGYLYTKIGIYSTAIDMLNEAKQIELENNYLQLLKDNLLQTTSLYALINDYEQAFYNLQRYNEVKDTLDAKKNLEKLNEIMIRHEAEQKDKENILLKKDLQISSLENLRLNILFFASIIVLTFVIIFLIFRIRTNHRLKRAVTELGISKENIEQVRKQLALVNSMLRHDLTNDLIVIKTALQLFYNQKDEKLLKEAEGKCDKGLELINKLRDLENGEGEKSKLEPIDLGKMIETIALDFIDMNIRFEGECVVLADNALASVIHNIIENARVHGKAENIIITCEEYTDYTEIKIHNDGTPIPEELHERIFDKAFSYGENAHTGMGLFLVRQNISRYGGSIYVEDNDQPGVTFVINLKKAIE